One window of Deltaproteobacteria bacterium genomic DNA carries:
- a CDS encoding ribosome-binding factor A: MPTPHRTERLADLLKQETMLFFLTEWEDDRLEGMTITQARLTKDLRILRLYYVVRDAADKEEVELGLSEVRSSLRKVLAGRVSLRFVPEIEFFYDETDDLREKTEKLFSKIHEF; the protein is encoded by the coding sequence ATGCCGACACCCCACAGGACAGAACGTCTGGCGGATCTTCTGAAGCAAGAGACAATGCTCTTTTTTCTGACCGAATGGGAGGATGATCGTCTGGAAGGGATGACAATCACCCAGGCCCGCCTGACTAAAGACTTGAGGATTCTCCGGCTTTATTATGTTGTCCGGGACGCCGCGGACAAGGAAGAAGTGGAGCTGGGGCTCTCCGAGGTGCGTTCCTCCTTGAGAAAGGTGCTTGCCGGCAGGGTGTCGCTTCGCTTTGTGCCGGAGATCGAGTTTTTTTATGATGAAACCGATGATCTGAGGGAGAAGACGGAAAAGCTATTCTCGAAAATCCATGAGTTTTAA